The Streptomyces durmitorensis genome contains the following window.
ATCGAGGGCATCGCGTACTTCACGGTCTCCGAGCTCCTGCAGAACATCAGCAAGCACGCACGGGCGACCCGTGGCTCGGTCGACGTCTGGCAGGTCGAGGACCGGCTGATGCTTCAGGTCTCCGACGACGGGGCGGGGGGCGCGGACGTGACCAGTGGCTCCGGTCTTGCGGGGCTCGCCGAGCGGCTCGACGCGGTCGACGGGATCCTGGTCGTGAATTCGCCTGCGGGCGGGCCCACGACGGTGACGGCGGAGCTGCCCTGGCGGGCGTAGCGGCGGGCCTTCTGCCGTCCACCCACCCGATCACCCCGGAGCTCGGGGTGATCGGGTGGGTTCTGCCGTGTCATCGAACGCCGTAACGCCCCTTCATGCGCGTTCGTACGCGCGATACTGAGGTGCCGGGGGACAACCAGAATCGAATATGCCGGGGGGCCGTGAACGTGGAGGACAAAGTGCGGGTCGTCATCGCCGAGGATTCAGTGCTGCTGAGGGAGGGCCTGACCCGGTTGCTGACCGACCGCGGGCACGACGTCGTCGCGGGGGTGGGCGACGCGGACGCGCTGATCAAGACGGTCAACGAACTCTCCTCGGAGGGCGCGCTGCCCGATGTGGTCGTCGCCGACGTGCGGATGCCGCCGACCCACACCGACGAGGGGGTGCGGGCCGCGGTGCATCTGCGCCAACAGTTCCCCGGGCTCGGGGTGCTCGTCCTCTCGCAGTACGTCGAGGAGCAGTACGCCACCGAACTCCTCGCCGGATCCAGCCGTGGCGTCGGCTATCTGCTCAAGGACCGTGTCGCCGAGGTGCGCGAGTTCGTGGACGCGGTGGTGCGTGTCGCGCAGGGCGGCACCGCGCTCGACCCGGAGGTCGTGGCGCAACTGCTCGGCCGCAGCCGCAAGCAGGACGTCCTCGCGGGGCTTACACCGCGCGAGCGCGAGGTACTCGGTCTGATGGCCGAGGGGCGGACGAACTCCGCGGTCGCCCGGCAGTTGGTGGTGAGTGACGGGGCCGTCGAGAAGCACGTCAGCAACATCTTCCTGAAGCTGGGGCTCTCCCAGAGCGACGGGGACCACCGGCGCGTACTGGCGGTTCTCACCTACCTCAACTCCTAGCAATCTGACACCCTGTCAGATATTTGTTGCGGCGGGAGCCGGAACGAGAGCCGGAACGACGACAGCGCAAGCGCACGGAGAGCGAGTACGGAGAACAGTCCTAGAACCAAAGGATGAGTGGGGGGCGTCTTCCATGTCGGGCCGGGGGGCGAGGCACACCGTGGCAAAACGGGGCATATGCGCGTCTCAAAAGTGCGTCCGTCATGCGATCTACCCCGGGAAGGCGACCCTTACAGACGTAGGGTGGGCCTTGGGAAGGCCGGTCGCCCAGCCCTTCCCGCTCAGCCGCCCGAGGGAGGTCCAGTTCAGTGACCAGCCAGGTCAGTAGCCCAGCCGAGCAGGCCGATGGGGCAGTCGTCGGAGAGCAGCGCAAGCCTGCTGGTGAGAAGGATGTACGCCGTCTGGACCGGGTGATCATCCGCTTCGCGGGTGACTCCGGTGACGGTATGCAACTCACCGGTGACCGGTTCACTTCGGAGACGGCGTCCTTCGGGAACGACCTCTCGACACTGCCGAACTTCCCCGCCGAGATCCGTGCTCCTGCCGGGACCCTGCCGGGCGTCTCGTCCTTTCAGCTGCATTTCGCCGACCACGACATCCTCACGCCGGGCGACGCGCCGAACGTCCTCGTCGCGATGAACCCGGCGGCGCTGAAGGCGAACATCGCCGATGTGCCGCGGGGCGCGGAGATCATCGTCAACACGGACGAGTTCTCCAAACGGGCGATGCAGAAGGTCGGCTACGAGGTCTCGCCGCTGGAGGACGGCTCACTGGACGGCTACAGCGTCCATCCGGTGCCGCTGACGACGCTGACGGTCGAGGCGCTCAAGGAGTTCGACCTCTCGCGCAAGGACGCGGGGCGCAGCAAGAACATGTTCGCCCTGGGGTTGCTGTCGTGGATGTACCACCGGCCGACCGAGGGCACCGAGAAGTTCCTGCGGGCGAAGTTCGCCAAGAAGCCGGACATCGCCGAAGCCAACATCACGGCCTTCCACGCCGGCTGGAACTTCGGCGAGACGACGGAGGACTTCGCGGTCTCGTACGAGGTCGCGCCCGCCTCCCATGCCTTCCCGGCCGGCACGTACCGCAACATCTCCGGGAACCTCGCCCTGTCGTACGGCCTGATCGCCGCGGGTCAACAGGCCGATCTGCCGCTCTACTTGGGCTCGTACCCGATCACTCCGGCCTCCGACATCCTGCACGAGCTGTCCAAGCACAAGAACTTCGGCGTGCGGACCTTCCAGGCCGAGGACGAGATCGCGGGCATCGGCGCCGCGCTCGGCGCGGCGTTCGGCGGCTCGCTCGCGGTGACGACGACGTCCGGGCCCGGTGTGGCGCTGAAGTCGGAGACCATCGGGCTCGCGGTCTCGCTCGAACTGCCGCTGCTGGTCGTGGACATCCAGCGCGGTGGGCCTTCCACCGGCCTGCCGACCAAGACCGAGCAGGCGGACCTGCTCCAGGCCATGTTCGGGCGCAACGGCGAGGCGCCGGTGCCGATCGTGGCGCCGAAGACTCCCGCCGACTGCTTCGACGCGGCGATCGAGGCGGCCCGTATCGCGGTCACCTACCGCACGCCGGTGTTCCTGCTGTCGGACGGCTATCTGGCCAATGGTTCGGAGCCCTGGCGCATCCCCGACACCGATGAACTCCCGGACCTGCGCGTGCAGTTCGCCTCGGGGACCAACCACACCGAGGACGACGGCACCGAGGTCTTCTGGCCCTACAAGCGCGACCCGCAGACGCTGGCCCGTCCATGGGCGATCCCCGGCACGCCCGGCCTCGAACACCGCATCGGCGGCATCGAGAAGCAGGACGGCACCGGCAACATCTCGTACGACCCCGCCAACCACGACTTCATGGTCCGCACCCGCCAGGCCAAGATCGACGGCATCGAGGTCCCGGACCTGGAGGTCGACGACGCGACCGGCGACGCCACGTTGCTCGTCCTCGGCTGGGGTTCGACGTACGGCCCCATCACCGCGGCGGTACGTCGCCTGCGCGCGGTCGGCGAGAGCGTCGCGCAGGCCCATCTGCGCCACCTCAACCCGTTCCCGCGGAATCTGGGCGAGGTCCTGAAGCGTTACGACAAGGTGGTGATTCCCGAGATGAACCTCGGGCAGCTCGCCACACTGCTCCGCGCCAAGTACCTCGTGGACGCGGTCTCGTACAACCAGGTCAATGGAATGCCGTTCAAGGCCGAGCAGCTCGCCACGGCTCTCAAGGAGGCCATCAATGGCTGACACGAAGACCGAAGGCACCGGGAGCACGATCGAAGCGCTTTCCCTGGTGCCCAAGGCCGAGGCCAAGCAGTCCATGAAGGACTTCAAGTCCGACCAGGAGGTGCGCTGGTGCCCCGGCTGCGGTGACTACGCGGTCCTGGCCGCCGTGCAGGGCTTCATGCCCGAACTCGGCCTGGCCAAGGAGAACATCGTCTTCGTCTCCGGCATCGGCTGCAGCTCCCGCTTCCCGTACTACATGA
Protein-coding sequences here:
- a CDS encoding response regulator transcription factor yields the protein MRVVIAEDSVLLREGLTRLLTDRGHDVVAGVGDADALIKTVNELSSEGALPDVVVADVRMPPTHTDEGVRAAVHLRQQFPGLGVLVLSQYVEEQYATELLAGSSRGVGYLLKDRVAEVREFVDAVVRVAQGGTALDPEVVAQLLGRSRKQDVLAGLTPREREVLGLMAEGRTNSAVARQLVVSDGAVEKHVSNIFLKLGLSQSDGDHRRVLAVLTYLNS
- a CDS encoding 2-oxoacid:acceptor oxidoreductase subunit alpha — protein: MTSQVSSPAEQADGAVVGEQRKPAGEKDVRRLDRVIIRFAGDSGDGMQLTGDRFTSETASFGNDLSTLPNFPAEIRAPAGTLPGVSSFQLHFADHDILTPGDAPNVLVAMNPAALKANIADVPRGAEIIVNTDEFSKRAMQKVGYEVSPLEDGSLDGYSVHPVPLTTLTVEALKEFDLSRKDAGRSKNMFALGLLSWMYHRPTEGTEKFLRAKFAKKPDIAEANITAFHAGWNFGETTEDFAVSYEVAPASHAFPAGTYRNISGNLALSYGLIAAGQQADLPLYLGSYPITPASDILHELSKHKNFGVRTFQAEDEIAGIGAALGAAFGGSLAVTTTSGPGVALKSETIGLAVSLELPLLVVDIQRGGPSTGLPTKTEQADLLQAMFGRNGEAPVPIVAPKTPADCFDAAIEAARIAVTYRTPVFLLSDGYLANGSEPWRIPDTDELPDLRVQFASGTNHTEDDGTEVFWPYKRDPQTLARPWAIPGTPGLEHRIGGIEKQDGTGNISYDPANHDFMVRTRQAKIDGIEVPDLEVDDATGDATLLVLGWGSTYGPITAAVRRLRAVGESVAQAHLRHLNPFPRNLGEVLKRYDKVVIPEMNLGQLATLLRAKYLVDAVSYNQVNGMPFKAEQLATALKEAING